GAAGATATCAGAAGAGGCCTGGAGGAATTCAGGGAAGAGATAAAGGTGCGGTACGAAAGCTCCAGGGAAAAGGAGCATTATTATCCCGAGCCCGACAGGGTCTACCTGTCGGAGAGCGGTCTCGAAGATGCGATGTCCGGATTTAAGAGAATAGAGATGGTGAAGGTACCTGTGTCTGGCGCGGTGAGGTTCTTCTCGGCCTCGACAGGAGATTTCAGGAGGAATTTCAAGGGGCTCGAAAGCCGGATAAGGAAAGAAACGGAAAATGGGATGCAGGTCTTTCTGTTCTGTTCAAGCAAGGTACAGAAGGACAGGGCGGAGGACGTTTTCGAGGAAGTCTCCCTGGAAATGGATTTTCCGGAAGGGTTCATCTCCGGGGGGTTCAGATGGGAGGACGCGGGAGTGCTGTTTCTGAGCGAAGACGAGGTGTTCGGCAGGTTCCACCGGCCGTATCATTCTCCCCTGTCGAGAAACAGATCTCTCTCATACGATCCGGCTCATTTCCAGCCAGGCGATTTCGTGGTGCACATCAGCCATGGGATAGGCCGGTACATGGGCATGAGGATGCTCGAAGTCGAAGGCGGAAAGACCGAGTGTCTCGATATGAGGTATGAAGGGGACGATCGCCTGTTCATCCCTGTTAGCAAACTCAGGATGGTTGAGAAATATATGGCTGCCGACGGTGTGGCGCCGAAACTGGCAGCACTCGGGAGCAAGGCGTGGAAGAGGGCAAAAGAAAAAGCCAAAAAAAGTGCCAGCCTCATCGCTGGCGACCTGCTCGAGATATATGCCGCGAGACAGGTGGCGAAAGGTTTCGCGTGTGGTCCCGACAAGCCCTGGCAGAATGAGATGGAAGCTTCCTTTCCCTGGGAGGAGACACCACATCAGCTCCAGGCTACATCCGAGGTGAAGAATGACCTCGAGGCTATCAAGCCGATGGACAGGCTGCTTTGCGGAGATGTCGGGTTCGGCAAGACCGAGGTGGCGATCAGGGCGGTATTCAAGGTGATTATGGAGGGTAAGCAGGCAGCCTTTCTTGTGCCGACTACAGTGCTGGCCCTGCAGCACCTCTCAACGCTGAAAGAGAGGCTCGCGGGGTTTCCCGTGCGGGTGGAGATGCTCAGCCGGTTTGTCTCCACCTCGAAACAGAAGGAACTTGCAGTAGAGCTTGGAGAGGGAAAGATAGATATCGTTATCGGTACACACAGACTGCTTTCAAAAGACATCTCTTTCGCGAACCTCGGGCTTGTGGTCGTGGACGAGGAGCACAGATTCGGCGTGAAACACAAAGAGAGATTCAAGAAGATGAAGAAGAGTGTGGACGTATTGAGCATGACGGCTACACCGATTCCGCGGACTCTTTCGATGGCTCTTTCAGGGATCAGAGATATCTCGGTGATAGATACCCCTCCGCGTAACAGGCTTCCCATTCAGACGGAGATCCTTCCCTTCGACGACGAGAAGATCAGGGAGGCTGTGATGAGGGAGATAAACAGGGGGGGGCAGGTCTTTTTCGTGCATAACAGGGTGCAGTCGATCCAGGTGATGGAGGGGTATCTGAGGAGACTTCTGCCGGAGAAGGTGAAGATCGCCCACGCTCACGGGCAGATGAAGGAGAAGGAACTCGAGAAGATCATGATCGATTTCCTCGAGAGGAAATTCGACCTGCTTCTTTGCACGATGATCATTGAGGCGGGGCTCGATTTTCCCAACGTGAATACAATAATAATAAACAGGTCGGACCGTTTCGGTCTGGCACAGCTCTACCAGCTGAGAGGAAGGGTCGGAAGGTCTGACAGGAAGGCCTACGCATTCATGCTCATACCGAAAGGAAGGACCCTGACAGCGACAGCGATCAGGAGGCTTCAGGCAATAAGCGAGTTCGACTATCTCGGGGCCGGGTACAGGATCGCCATGAGGGACCTGGAGATAAGGGGGGCTGGAAACCTGCTGGGGCATCAGCAGTCGGGGCAGATAAATGCCGTAGGACTGGATCTGTATTCGAGGATGATAAGGGAGGAGGTCTCTCGCATCAAGGGAGAGCCGGTCGAAGAGGAGAGGGAGATGAAGATCGCAGTTCCTCTAGCCGCGTACCTGCCGTCAGGGTATATCACCGATTCCGAAGAGAGGATGGAACTCTACAGGAAACTGTCAAGAGTAAGGGAGAGGGAGGAGGCCGAAGTGGTCGGCGAGGAACTCGTCGACAGGTTCGGCAGTATGCCCGAGGTAGCGGGGAACATGCTCAAGATCGTCGAATGGAGGGCCAGGGCGATGAAGGCAGGCCTCGAGGCAGTGGATGTGACCCCCCGGGGGATACTGAGGGTCCATTTCTCTCCCGGAAATATTCCGGGGAGAAAACCGATCGCGGAGATTGCCGGGTTGTTCGAGGGAAGGCTCACCTTCCATACGGAAAACGGTTTTTCGATGTCGGTCAGGCCGGATGGGGAGAGGCCCGATCCGGGCCGGGAAGTTGCTGATGTGCCTGTCGGGGAGGCAACCGGAACGGGCTGGCAGGATATGCTGTCGCTCCTGGACCTTGAAAGTTTGTTGAATTTGTTGGAAAATTATGTTAATTAAAGTAGTTAAGACAGAATGGGAAGGTAGCCCGTACGTAGACCC
The sequence above is drawn from the Candidatus Latescibacterota bacterium genome and encodes:
- the mfd gene encoding transcription-repair coupling factor codes for the protein MWDYLKDRIAGLPAFEGLEKRLEQDSGRIPVAGLAGSSQALVLSTLLRGKHGPVIVITTDPVSARDMEWELSSFGVEKVVAYPEDEILPYDYHDPDRNLTGMQMTALESVLDGSCEVLVCTMRSLLKKIFAPRLFRSLVFEVEQDREYDIYELADRLVQLGYERHEIVEAKGHFAIRGAILDIFEVGSPDPVRIEFDGDSAFSLRDFDVETQRSTDPRSSVRIRPFHHIAPDAEGLAKLRDFLAGIPEEFDREERARMMVVAERLESGLHFYGMEHYAAVVHDVVPIFEYFRQAPMIVTCCDEDIRRGLEEFREEIKVRYESSREKEHYYPEPDRVYLSESGLEDAMSGFKRIEMVKVPVSGAVRFFSASTGDFRRNFKGLESRIRKETENGMQVFLFCSSKVQKDRAEDVFEEVSLEMDFPEGFISGGFRWEDAGVLFLSEDEVFGRFHRPYHSPLSRNRSLSYDPAHFQPGDFVVHISHGIGRYMGMRMLEVEGGKTECLDMRYEGDDRLFIPVSKLRMVEKYMAADGVAPKLAALGSKAWKRAKEKAKKSASLIAGDLLEIYAARQVAKGFACGPDKPWQNEMEASFPWEETPHQLQATSEVKNDLEAIKPMDRLLCGDVGFGKTEVAIRAVFKVIMEGKQAAFLVPTTVLALQHLSTLKERLAGFPVRVEMLSRFVSTSKQKELAVELGEGKIDIVIGTHRLLSKDISFANLGLVVVDEEHRFGVKHKERFKKMKKSVDVLSMTATPIPRTLSMALSGIRDISVIDTPPRNRLPIQTEILPFDDEKIREAVMREINRGGQVFFVHNRVQSIQVMEGYLRRLLPEKVKIAHAHGQMKEKELEKIMIDFLERKFDLLLCTMIIEAGLDFPNVNTIIINRSDRFGLAQLYQLRGRVGRSDRKAYAFMLIPKGRTLTATAIRRLQAISEFDYLGAGYRIAMRDLEIRGAGNLLGHQQSGQINAVGLDLYSRMIREEVSRIKGEPVEEEREMKIAVPLAAYLPSGYITDSEERMELYRKLSRVREREEAEVVGEELVDRFGSMPEVAGNMLKIVEWRARAMKAGLEAVDVTPRGILRVHFSPGNIPGRKPIAEIAGLFEGRLTFHTENGFSMSVRPDGERPDPGREVADVPVGEATGTGWQDMLSLLDLESLLNLLENYVN